TCCTTTATAAACATTTTACATAATGGCATAGGAAGCTGGTAGATTAATCTTCCGATTCCCAGATTATTATATGCCACCACATTTCTTCCACTATAGAATATTTTTCCTACATCCAGAGCCATCTTCGCTTCTTTATAAGATCTGGATACATCCTTGATCTCGTTAACGATGGTACCATAAGCAACATGAACCTTTGTCATGGCTTCCGTATTCAGCATATCCAGTATCACTTTTGCTGTTTTATTCAAATCTTCGTAAGTCTCATTTTGTTTTACTTCTCTCACAAGAATGATGTTTTTCTCATCAACTGCAGTGATGAAATCCTTCGTTTTACCAGAAAACAGGCTGCGAACAGTCTCAAGCGCATTCGCATCCTTTTCATTCTTCGTCTCAATTATATATACAACACGTCTAGCTTCTGTATCAATATGAAGCTTCTTAGCCCTGTTATAGATATCAACCAGCAGAAGATTATCCAGAAGCAGGTTCTTAATGAAATTGTCCTTATCGTATCTTTCCTTGTACGCAATCAACAGGTTTTGAATCTGGAAGGAAGCAATCTTACCAATCATAAATACATCTTCGCTGTCACCCTTTGCCAAAATCACATACTCTAATTGATGTTCATCGAAAACTTTAAAAAACTGATACCCCTGAATTGCCTGACTGTCCGCCGGAGAAGACACAAATGCTAACACTGCATTCTCATACTGTTCTGCATTCTCAATGGTAGTAGCTAACACCTTACCCTCTGTATCCATAACACAGATGTCAATACGTGTAATGCCTTTTAATCCATCAATGGTGCTTTGAAGAATTTGATTGGAAATCATTCATTCACTCCCTTTATATTATATTTCTATTATTTCATAAAATTCATATGTCCGAATGCTATTTTAGCACCGTTTTCGTCAGAAGTAAACTAAATTTATAAAATTTTCACAATAATTTTCGTGTAATAGTATCAAATTTACCGCATTTGGATTTAGTTTATTCACAAAACTTTTATCCTGCAGAGTTTTTAGTGCTTCACAGATGCTTATTCAGAGTTTCGTTTGTGCCAATAAGATTAAAAAATAGGGAGCAATAATGCTCCCTATTGATAATATACTATGTTCATTAATTAGTTTGTTATAACTTCTTCTGTTTCCTTATCAAATACATGTAATTTTGACATATCAAATGCAATCTTCAATGTATCATCCGGTCTTGCTGTTGTACGAGGATTTACACGAGCTGTAATTTCGAAGGTGTCATTTACTGTGAAGTATAAGTTAACTTCTGCACCTAATAACTCGTATACCTTAACTGTAGCTTCAATAACACTGTCAGGAGAGCTACTTAAGAATACTTCCTCATCATGAATATCTTCTGGACGAATACCGATAACAACAGTCTTTCCTTCATAACCACCTTCGATTACTTTCTTAGCTTTTCCTTCAGGAAGTT
The nucleotide sequence above comes from Variimorphobacter saccharofermentans. Encoded proteins:
- a CDS encoding PucR family transcriptional regulator; protein product: MISNQILQSTIDGLKGITRIDICVMDTEGKVLATTIENAEQYENAVLAFVSSPADSQAIQGYQFFKVFDEHQLEYVILAKGDSEDVFMIGKIASFQIQNLLIAYKERYDKDNFIKNLLLDNLLLVDIYNRAKKLHIDTEARRVVYIIETKNEKDANALETVRSLFSGKTKDFITAVDEKNIILVREVKQNETYEDLNKTAKVILDMLNTEAMTKVHVAYGTIVNEIKDVSRSYKEAKMALDVGKIFYSGRNVVAYNNLGIGRLIYQLPMPLCKMFIKEIFEGKSPDDFDEETLTTINKFFENSLNVSETSRQLYIHRNTLVYRLDKLQKSTNLDLRVFEDAITFKIALMVVKYMKYMEQLDY